A genomic segment from Pediococcus acidilactici encodes:
- a CDS encoding GNAT family N-acetyltransferase, whose product MTTSYLRRATKADLPAILTIINEAKAYLKEQGINQWQAGYPTNQDIEKDIEQQISYVLMVDGQIAGTAALWPDNDVNYDDIKEGSWRGNPDDKYMSIHRIAISSKFRGQRLSEKMMQGLFTISSLLGYDEVRVDTHPLNKGMQKVITNNGFEYRGIIDFIDENEVDNKRFAYQLYLK is encoded by the coding sequence ATGACAACATCTTATTTGCGTAGAGCAACTAAGGCTGATTTGCCAGCCATTTTAACAATTATTAATGAAGCTAAGGCTTATTTGAAGGAACAGGGGATCAACCAGTGGCAAGCTGGCTATCCTACTAACCAAGATATTGAAAAGGATATTGAGCAACAAATTAGTTATGTATTAATGGTCGATGGACAGATTGCTGGTACGGCCGCATTGTGGCCAGATAACGATGTTAACTACGACGACATTAAAGAAGGTAGTTGGCGGGGCAACCCGGACGACAAATACATGTCAATTCACCGGATTGCAATTTCATCGAAGTTCCGCGGTCAACGTCTATCCGAGAAGATGATGCAAGGGCTCTTCACCATTAGTTCTTTACTTGGTTACGACGAAGTTCGCGTCGATACCCACCCGCTTAACAAGGGAATGCAAAAGGTCATTACCAACAATGGCTTTGAGTATCGTGGGATTATTGACTTCATTGACGAAAACGAAGTCGACAACAAACGTTTCGCCTACCAATTGTATTTAAAATAA
- a CDS encoding KxYKxGKxW signal peptide domain-containing protein has translation MSKRKIWNVNEKKHYKMYKNGKQWFFAGMGIVAGLFGAGSTTIASADETPKGANLDLSKSKQLLATKTSATIPGSQSTTGSQTANSAHNSVTNSTSATKQVDQTSASQSASKAASLSLSESMKASKEASASLSESVKAAQADSIQKASAQKASEGHPASKTANAADSQKQPTKKTTTTSDQHSTTATPKTTTASTAHNPQNGSNSANSTAAKSTTSQVNDQNSQSLSASLSAVESTKQSQAAKEAKQSVSASQSMADSLSKSADKWSSNSSKDFPYGRIDSYHDEETGDSLLPSVKEYNDGEEALQIAEPKPIEGYVVDFSHSKIQAAFNGRAIDQENGGSFYKDKVDFEKAVNDFARNAHSIEEINNFIKSSKWYDWYITNHATTGGSLVNWGIDWAYIKQEDLIDIKGKDITTTVGHPKSIRDGLEYWHNSAGDQPDDLNGLSWTIDDHPEWWNEVGDHTVEITYFDSATFESVKTTITIHVVDKAINVTAHGDTVYEGAPQDMGKFIDGAIDSNGNTVEYNQDTAKDFGWGMQTSNWYHTGTYTVNVTYTDPNTKETAVTTITITVIANNAKVEGDNTNYTMGNPHLTINDLLPNLTLTEADGTTVEDPAKALEDGRLSAPHLESEVDWNHPGTYSVVVNYTDPLSGKVVTGEVTVTVVGQGVIEADNGETWQGQPLNPSDVVTVLKDSHGQDTLASDINNVTWSNIDWNVPGKHEGVILSYTDQYGVTVTTTITITVKEDHTNVDANNGTTTVGNELGLDDIGTVITDANGNQYSGDELNDLIANGSLESTIGNVNWSVADVYEVEITYQDPISKKTVTKTVWITVTDNTDSISRSQSNADSESKSRSDSVSASTSGFDSASKSISDSISGSTSGFDSQSKSISDSISGSTSGFDSQSKSISDSISGSTSGFDSASKSISDSISGSTSSADSESKSISASLSGSTSGFDSASKSISDSISGSTSSADSESKSISDSISGSTSGFDSASKSISDSISGSTSSADSESKSISDSISGSTSGADSESKSVSASLSGSTSGFDSASKSISDSISGSTSGFDSASKSISDSISGSTSSADSESKSISDSISGSTSGADSESKSVSASLSGSTSGFDSASKSISDSISGSTSSADSESKSISDSISGSTSGADSESKSVSASLSGSTSGFDSASKSISDSISGSTSGADSESKSVSASLSGSTSGFDSASKSISDSISGSTSSADSESKSISDSISCSTSGFDSASKSISDSISGSTSSADSESKSISDSISGSTSGADSESKSVSASLSGSTSGFDSASKSISDSISGSTSSVDSESKSVSASLSGSTSGFDSASKSISDSISGSTSSVDSESKSVSASLSGSTSGYDSASKSVSTSVSDSASASTSGADSESKSVSTSVSDSASASTSGADSESKSVSASLSGSTSGYDSASKSVSASLSGSTSGFDSASKSISDSISGSTSSVDSESKSVSASLSGSTSGYDSASKSVSTSISDSVSASTSGYDSASKSISDSISGSTSSVDSESKSISASLSGSTSGFDSASKSVSTSISDSVSASTSGYDSASKSVSTSVSDSASASTSGADSESKSVSASLSGSTSGYDSASKSVSASLSGSTSGFDSASKSISDSISGSTSSVDSESKSVSASLSGSTSGYDSASKSVSTSISDSVSASTSGYDSASKSVSASLSGSTSGFDSASKSISDSISGSTSSVDSESKSVSASLSGSTSGFDSASKSVSTSISDSVSASTSGYDSASKSVSTSVSDSASASTSGADSESKSVSASLSGSTSGYDSASKSVSASLSGSTSGYDSASKSISDSISGSTSSVDSESKSVSASLSGSTSGYDSASKSVSTSISDSVSASTSGYDSASKSVSTSISDSVSASTSGYDSASKSVSTSVSDSASASTSGADSESKSVSASLSGSTSGYDSASKSISDSISGSTSSVDSESKSVSASLSGSTSGYDSASKSVSTSISDSVSASTSGYDSASKSISASLSGSTSGYDSASKSVSTSISDSVSASTSGYDSASKSVSTSVSDSASASTSGADSESKSVSASLSGSTSGYDSASKSVSASLSGSTSGYDSASKSVSTSISDSVSASTSGADSESKSVSASLSGSTSGYDSASKSISASLSGSTSSVDSESKSVSASLSGSTSGYDSASKSVSTSISDSVSASTSGYDSASKSVSTSVSDSASASTSGADSESKSVSASLSGSTSGYDSASKSVSASLSGSTSGYDSASKSVSTSISDSVSASTSGYDSASKSVSTSVSDSASASTSGADSESKSVSASLSGSTSGYDSASKSISASKSESNDIDSRSISASTSGYDSASKSISASLSGSTSSVDSESKSVSASLSGSTSGYDSASKSVSTSISDSVSASTSGYDSASKSISASLSGSTSGYDSASKSVSTSVSDSVSASTSGADSESKSVSASLSGSTSGYDSASKSISASISGSTSGVDSESKSVSASLSGSTSGYDSASKSISASLSGSTSGYDSASKSVSTSISDSVSASTSGADSESKSVSASLSGSTSGYDSASKSVSTSISDSVSASTSGYDSASKSISTSISDSVSASTSGYDSASKSISTSKSESNDIDSRSISASTSGYDSASKSISTSKSESNDIDSRSISASTSGYDSASKSISASLSGSTSGYDSTSKSISASLSGSTSGYDSASKSVSTSVSDSVSDSTSGYDSASKSISTSKSESNDVDSRSTSESTSGYDSASKSISTSKSESNDVDSRSTSESTSGYDSVSKSISTSKSESNDIDSRSTSASISDSGSGSNSGSTSDSDNNGSNSGSNSDSDNNGSNSGSNSDSDNNGSNSGSNSDSDNNGSNSGSNSDSDNNGSNNGSGSDSTDNHNHHSGDGSDSNSDSNNNDSDNGSDNGSNSDSNNGGSDNGSGDNSNNGGSDNGSGDNSNNGGSDNGSGDNSNNGGSDNGSGDNSNNGGSDNGSGDNSNNGGSGNNGGTDQGNGSNGSGDGTWNGGAGNGTGDGSGINGGTGNAGNGGTSVVDTGYQPGSGQGNGSVDLTQDNGGNTNGASDTNSAERLPQTGEEDNASARAAGTVGLVGGLLGLFALGKKRKRHDEE, from the coding sequence ATGTCTAAAAGAAAAATATGGAACGTTAATGAGAAAAAGCATTATAAGATGTACAAAAACGGAAAGCAGTGGTTCTTTGCCGGAATGGGAATCGTTGCGGGTCTGTTTGGTGCCGGCTCGACGACGATCGCCAGCGCGGATGAAACACCGAAGGGAGCTAACCTCGACCTTAGTAAGTCGAAACAACTCTTAGCAACCAAGACCAGCGCGACGATTCCGGGGTCCCAAAGTACCACGGGGTCGCAAACGGCTAATTCCGCGCATAACAGCGTTACAAACTCGACTTCCGCGACGAAGCAAGTTGACCAAACGAGCGCAAGCCAGTCGGCCAGCAAAGCGGCTTCGTTGAGTTTAAGCGAATCCATGAAGGCGAGCAAGGAAGCTTCGGCGAGCCTAAGTGAATCCGTAAAGGCGGCGCAGGCTGACAGTATTCAGAAGGCAAGCGCCCAAAAAGCTAGTGAAGGGCACCCGGCTTCGAAGACCGCAAACGCGGCGGATAGTCAAAAGCAACCAACCAAGAAGACGACCACCACTAGCGATCAGCACTCCACGACGGCTACCCCAAAGACGACCACCGCTAGTACCGCGCATAACCCACAAAATGGCTCGAATAGCGCGAACAGCACCGCCGCAAAATCGACGACGAGCCAAGTTAACGACCAGAATTCCCAAAGTCTTTCCGCGTCGCTTTCGGCCGTGGAATCGACTAAGCAAAGCCAAGCTGCCAAAGAGGCCAAACAGTCGGTCTCAGCAAGTCAAAGCATGGCCGATTCGTTATCCAAGTCTGCCGATAAGTGGTCCTCAAATAGTTCCAAGGACTTTCCTTATGGTAGAATAGATTCTTACCATGACGAAGAAACTGGGGATTCACTTTTACCAAGTGTTAAAGAGTATAATGATGGTGAAGAAGCATTACAAATTGCTGAACCCAAGCCGATTGAGGGTTACGTAGTCGACTTTTCCCATTCCAAGATTCAAGCTGCGTTTAACGGTCGTGCAATTGACCAAGAAAACGGAGGCTCGTTCTACAAGGATAAGGTAGATTTTGAAAAAGCGGTAAATGATTTTGCAAGGAATGCCCATAGTATTGAAGAGATTAATAATTTCATCAAAAGCTCGAAGTGGTACGATTGGTACATTACTAATCATGCTACCACGGGGGGTAGTTTAGTAAACTGGGGGATCGATTGGGCTTATATAAAGCAAGAAGACTTGATAGATATCAAAGGTAAGGACATCACTACCACTGTGGGTCATCCGAAATCAATAAGGGATGGGTTGGAATACTGGCATAATTCTGCTGGAGACCAGCCAGATGACTTGAATGGACTTAGTTGGACTATTGATGATCATCCTGAATGGTGGAACGAAGTTGGTGACCATACAGTAGAGATTACTTATTTTGATTCAGCTACCTTTGAGAGCGTAAAAACGACTATCACTATCCATGTGGTCGATAAGGCTATTAATGTAACTGCCCATGGTGATACTGTTTATGAAGGTGCCCCTCAAGATATGGGCAAATTTATAGATGGTGCAATTGACTCTAATGGTAATACTGTAGAGTATAACCAAGACACTGCTAAAGACTTTGGTTGGGGTATGCAAACCAGCAACTGGTATCACACAGGAACTTATACAGTAAACGTAACCTATACTGACCCTAACACTAAAGAAACTGCTGTAACAACCATCACAATTACTGTTATAGCTAACAATGCAAAGGTTGAAGGCGATAATACAAACTACACAATGGGTAATCCCCATTTAACGATAAATGATTTGCTCCCTAACCTTACCCTTACTGAAGCTGACGGAACCACAGTGGAAGATCCGGCTAAAGCTTTAGAAGACGGTCGATTGTCTGCGCCACATTTGGAAAGCGAAGTAGATTGGAACCACCCCGGTACTTACTCTGTTGTAGTTAATTACACAGATCCGCTAAGTGGAAAAGTAGTAACTGGTGAGGTTACTGTTACGGTAGTAGGTCAAGGGGTAATTGAAGCTGATAATGGAGAAACCTGGCAAGGTCAACCATTAAATCCTTCAGACGTGGTAACTGTGCTTAAGGATTCACATGGCCAAGACACTTTAGCTAGTGACATAAACAATGTAACTTGGAGTAATATTGATTGGAACGTACCAGGAAAACATGAAGGCGTAATACTTTCCTATACCGATCAGTACGGTGTCACGGTTACTACGACGATTACCATTACGGTTAAGGAAGACCACACTAATGTTGATGCTAATAATGGAACAACTACCGTAGGTAACGAGCTAGGTCTCGATGATATAGGTACTGTAATTACCGATGCAAATGGTAACCAATACTCTGGCGACGAATTAAATGATTTAATTGCAAATGGTAGCCTCGAATCTACTATTGGCAACGTTAACTGGTCGGTAGCTGATGTTTACGAGGTTGAAATAACATATCAAGACCCAATCTCCAAAAAGACTGTAACCAAGACGGTCTGGATTACGGTCACGGATAACACCGATAGTATCAGTCGTTCGCAATCAAATGCGGATAGTGAAAGTAAGTCACGTTCGGACTCGGTTTCCGCTTCAACTTCCGGTTTCGACAGTGCAAGTAAGTCGATTTCGGATTCGATTTCCGGCTCAACTTCTGGTTTCGACAGTCAAAGTAAGTCGATTTCGGACTCGATTTCCGGCTCAACATCCGGTTTCGACAGTCAAAGTAAGTCGATTTCGGACTCGATTTCCGGCTCAACCTCTGGTTTCGATAGTGCAAGTAAGTCGATTTCGGACTCGATTTCCGGTTCAACCTCAAGCGCAGATAGCGAAAGTAAGTCGATTTCCGCATCACTTTCTGGCTCAACGTCTGGTTTCGACAGTGCAAGTAAGTCGATTTCGGACTCGATTTCCGGTTCAACCTCAAGCGCAGATAGCGAAAGTAAGTCGATTTCGGACTCGATCTCAGGTTCAACATCTGGTTTCGATAGTGCAAGTAAGTCGATTTCGGACTCGATTTCCGGTTCAACCTCAAGCGCAGATAGCGAAAGTAAGTCGATTTCGGACTCAATCTCCGGTTCAACGTCCGGTGCGGATAGCGAAAGTAAGTCAGTTTCAGCCTCACTTTCCGGCTCAACGTCTGGTTTCGACAGTGCAAGTAAGTCGATTTCGGACTCGATTTCCGGTTCAACATCTGGTTTCGATAGTGCAAGTAAGTCGATTTCGGACTCGATTTCCGGTTCAACCTCAAGCGCAGATAGCGAAAGTAAGTCGATTTCGGACTCAATCTCCGGTTCAACGTCCGGTGCGGATAGCGAAAGTAAGTCAGTTTCCGCCTCACTTTCCGGCTCAACTTCTGGTTTCGACAGTGCAAGTAAGTCGATTTCGGACTCGATCTCTGGCTCAACATCAAGCGCAGATAGCGAAAGTAAGTCGATTTCGGACTCGATTTCCGGTTCAACGTCCGGTGCGGATAGCGAAAGTAAGTCGGTTTCCGCCTCACTTTCCGGCTCAACATCTGGTTTCGACAGTGCAAGTAAGTCGATTTCGGACTCGATTTCCGGTTCAACGTCCGGTGCGGATAGCGAAAGTAAGTCGGTTTCCGCCTCACTTTCCGGCTCAACTTCTGGTTTCGACAGTGCAAGTAAGTCGATTTCGGACTCGATCTCAGGTTCAACATCAAGCGCAGATAGCGAAAGTAAGTCGATTTCGGACTCGATTTCCTGCTCAACCTCTGGTTTCGACAGTGCAAGTAAGTCGATTTCGGATTCGATCTCTGGCTCAACATCAAGCGCAGATAGCGAAAGTAAGTCGATTTCGGACTCAATCTCCGGTTCAACGTCCGGTGCTGATAGCGAAAGTAAGTCGGTTTCAGCCTCACTTTCTGGCTCAACGTCTGGTTTCGATAGTGCAAGTAAGTCAATTTCGGATTCAATCTCTGGCTCGACATCAAGCGTAGATAGTGAAAGTAAGTCAGTTTCGGCGTCACTTTCCGGCTCAACCTCTGGTTTCGACAGTGCAAGTAAGTCGATTTCGGATTCAATCTCTGGCTCGACATCAAGCGTAGATAGTGAAAGTAAGTCAGTCTCGGCGTCACTTTCCGGTTCAACTTCTGGCTACGACAGTGCAAGTAAGTCGGTTTCGACTTCGGTTTCTGACTCGGCTTCAGCTTCGACATCTGGTGCGGATAGTGAAAGTAAGTCAGTTTCGACCTCGGTTTCTGACTCGGCTTCAGCTTCGACGTCTGGTGCAGATAGTGAAAGCAAGTCAGTTTCGGCGTCACTTTCCGGCTCGACCTCTGGTTACGACAGTGCAAGTAAGTCAGTCTCAGCCTCACTTTCCGGTTCAACGTCTGGTTTCGACAGTGCAAGTAAGTCGATTTCGGATTCAATCTCTGGCTCGACATCAAGCGTAGATAGTGAAAGTAAGTCAGTTTCGGCGTCACTTTCCGGTTCAACTTCTGGCTATGACAGCGCAAGCAAGTCAGTTTCGACCTCGATTTCTGATTCGGTTTCAGCTTCAACTTCGGGCTACGACAGTGCAAGTAAGTCGATTTCAGATTCAATCTCTGGCTCGACATCAAGCGTAGATAGTGAAAGTAAGTCAATTTCGGCGTCACTTTCCGGTTCAACGTCTGGTTTCGACAGTGCAAGTAAGTCAGTTTCGACCTCGATTTCTGATTCTGTCTCAGCTTCGACTTCGGGATATGACAGTGCAAGTAAGTCAGTTTCGACCTCGGTTTCTGACTCGGCTTCAGCTTCGACGTCTGGTGCAGATAGTGAAAGCAAGTCAGTTTCGGCGTCACTTTCCGGCTCGACCTCTGGTTACGACAGTGCAAGTAAGTCAGTCTCAGCCTCACTTTCCGGTTCAACGTCTGGTTTCGACAGTGCAAGTAAGTCGATTTCGGATTCAATCTCTGGCTCGACATCAAGCGTAGATAGTGAAAGTAAGTCAGTTTCGGCGTCACTTTCCGGTTCAACTTCTGGCTATGACAGCGCAAGCAAGTCAGTTTCGACATCGATTTCTGATTCGGTTTCAGCTTCAACTTCGGGCTACGACAGTGCAAGTAAGTCAGTTTCAGCCTCACTTTCCGGTTCAACGTCTGGTTTCGACAGTGCAAGTAAGTCGATTTCGGATTCAATCTCTGGCTCGACATCAAGCGTAGATAGTGAAAGTAAGTCAGTTTCGGCGTCACTTTCCGGTTCAACGTCTGGTTTCGACAGTGCAAGTAAGTCAGTTTCGACATCGATTTCTGATTCTGTCTCAGCTTCGACTTCGGGATACGACAGTGCAAGTAAGTCGGTTTCGACCTCGGTTTCTGACTCGGCTTCAGCTTCGACATCTGGTGCAGATAGTGAAAGCAAGTCAGTTTCGGCGTCACTTTCCGGCTCGACCTCTGGTTACGACAGTGCAAGTAAGTCAGTCTCGGCGTCACTTTCCGGTTCAACGTCTGGTTACGACAGTGCAAGTAAGTCGATTTCGGATTCAATCTCTGGCTCGACATCAAGCGTAGATAGTGAAAGTAAGTCAGTTTCGGCGTCACTTTCCGGTTCAACTTCTGGCTATGACAGCGCAAGCAAGTCAGTTTCGACATCGATTTCTGATTCTGTCTCAGCTTCGACTTCGGGATATGACAGCGCAAGCAAGTCAGTTTCGACATCGATTTCTGATTCGGTTTCAGCTTCAACTTCGGGCTACGACAGTGCAAGTAAGTCAGTTTCGACCTCGGTTTCTGACTCGGCTTCAGCTTCGACGTCTGGTGCGGATAGTGAAAGTAAGTCAGTTTCGGCGTCACTTTCCGGCTCGACCTCTGGTTACGACAGTGCAAGTAAGTCGATTTCGGATTCAATCTCTGGCTCGACATCAAGCGTAGATAGTGAAAGTAAGTCAGTTTCGGCGTCACTTTCCGGCTCGACCTCTGGTTACGACAGTGCAAGCAAGTCAGTTTCGACCTCGATCTCTGATTCGGTATCTGCTTCAACGTCAGGCTATGACAGTGCAAGCAAGTCGATTTCGGCTTCACTTTCCGGCTCAACTTCGGGATATGACAGTGCAAGCAAGTCAGTTTCGACCTCGATTTCTGATTCGGTTTCAGCTTCGACTTCGGGATATGACAGTGCAAGTAAGTCAGTTTCGACCTCGGTTTCTGACTCGGCTTCAGCTTCGACGTCTGGAGCAGATAGTGAAAGCAAGTCAGTTTCGGCTTCACTTTCCGGCTCAACCTCTGGTTACGACAGTGCAAGTAAGTCAGTTTCGGCTTCACTTTCCGGCTCGACCTCTGGTTACGACAGTGCAAGCAAGTCAGTTTCGACCTCGATTTCTGATTCGGTTTCAGCTTCGACGTCTGGAGCAGATAGTGAAAGTAAGTCAGTTTCGGCTTCACTCTCCGGTTCGACCTCTGGTTACGACAGTGCAAGTAAGTCGATTTCGGCTTCACTCTCTGGCTCGACATCAAGCGTAGATAGTGAAAGTAAGTCAGTTTCAGCCTCACTCTCCGGCTCGACCTCTGGCTACGACAGTGCAAGCAAGTCAGTTTCGACCTCGATTTCTGATTCGGTTTCAGCTTCGACTTCGGGATATGACAGTGCAAGTAAGTCAGTTTCGACCTCGGTTTCTGACTCGGCTTCAGCTTCGACGTCTGGTGCAGATAGTGAAAGCAAGTCAGTTTCGGCTTCACTTTCCGGCTCAACCTCTGGTTACGACAGTGCAAGCAAGTCAGTTTCTGCATCACTTTCCGGTTCAACTTCTGGCTATGACAGCGCAAGCAAGTCAGTTTCGACCTCGATTTCTGATTCGGTTTCAGCTTCGACTTCGGGATATGACAGTGCAAGTAAGTCAGTTTCGACCTCGGTTTCTGACTCGGCTTCAGCTTCGACGTCTGGAGCAGATAGTGAAAGTAAGTCAGTTTCGGCTTCACTCTCTGGATCGACTTCTGGTTACGACAGTGCAAGCAAGTCGATTTCGGCATCGAAGTCAGAATCAAACGACATTGATAGTCGTTCAATATCTGCTTCAACTTCTGGCTACGACAGCGCAAGCAAATCGATTTCAGCCTCACTCTCAGGCTCAACCTCAAGTGTAGATAGTGAAAGTAAGTCGGTTTCGGCTTCACTTTCCGGCTCAACCTCTGGTTACGACAGTGCAAGCAAGTCAGTTTCGACATCGATCTCTGATTCGGTATCTGCTTCAACGTCAGGCTATGACAGTGCAAGCAAGTCGATTTCGGCTTCACTTTCCGGCTCAACTTCGGGATATGACAGCGCAAGTAAGTCAGTTTCGACATCAGTCTCTGATTCAGTTTCAGCCTCAACGTCCGGTGCAGATAGTGAAAGTAAGTCAGTTTCGGCTTCACTTTCCGGCTCGACCTCTGGCTACGACAGTGCAAGCAAGTCGATTTCAGCTTCGATTTCTGGATCGACCTCAGGTGTAGATAGTGAAAGCAAGTCGGTTTCGGCTTCACTTTCCGGCTCAACCTCTGGTTATGACAGTGCAAGCAAGTCGATTTCAGCCTCACTCTCCGGCTCAACGTCAGGCTATGACAGTGCAAGTAAATCAGTTTCGACATCGATCTCTGATTCAGTTTCAGCCTCAACGTCCGGTGCAGATAGTGAAAGTAAGTCAGTTTCAGCCTCACTCTCCGGCTCAACGTCAGGCTACGACAGTGCAAGCAAGTCAGTTTCGACATCGATCTCTGATTCGGTATCTGCTTCAACGTCAGGCTATGACAGTGCAAGCAAGTCGATTTCGACATCGATCTCTGATTCGGTATCTGCTTCAACATCTGGTTACGACAGTGCAAGCAAGTCGATTTCAACATCGAAGTCAGAATCAAACGACATTGATAGTCGTTCAATATCTGCTTCAACGTCTGGTTACGACAGTGCAAGCAAGTCGATTTCAACATCGAAGTCAGAATCAAACGACATTGATAGTCGTTCAATATCTGCTTCAACGTCTGGTTACGATAGTGCAAGCAAGTCAATTTCAGCTTCACTCTCAGGTTCGACCTCTGGCTATGACAGTACAAGCAAGTCAATTTCGGCCTCACTTTCAGGCTCAACATCGGGCTATGACAGTGCAAGTAAATCAGTTTCGACATCAGTCTCTGATTCGGTATCTGATTCAACATCTGGTTACGACAGTGCAAGCAAGTCGATTTCGACATCGAAGTCAGAATCAAATGACGTAGATAGTCGTTCAACATCTGAATCAACTTCCGGCTACGATAGCGCAAGTAAGTCGATTTCGACATCGAAGTCAGAATCAAATGATGTAGATAGTCGTTCAACATCTGAATCAACCTCGGGCTACGACAGTGTAAGCAAGTCAATTTCGACATCGAAGTCAGAATCAAACGACATTGACAGTCGCTCAACATCGGCTTCAATTTCTGATTCGGGCAGCGGTTCAAATAGTGGCTCAACCTCTGACTCAGACAACAACGGTTCGAATAGCGGTTCAAACTCTGACTCAGACAATAACGGTTCGAATAGCGGTTCAAACTCTGATTCAGACAACAATGGCTCGAATAGCGGTTCAAACTCTGATTCAGACAACAATGGCTCGAATAGCGGCTCAAACTCTGATTCAGACAACAATGGTTCGAACAACGGTTCAGGTTCTGATTCGACGGATAACCATAACCACCATTCAGGCGATGGTTCTGATTCTAACTCTGATTCAAATAACAATGATTCAGATAATGGATCGGATAACGGCTCGAACTCCGATTCGAATAACGGCGGATCGGACAACGGTTCCGGCGACAACTCGAATAACGGTGGTTCAGACAACGGTTCCGGCGACAATTCGAACAACGGCGGATCGGATAACGGTTCTGGCGACAACTCGAATAACGGCGGTTCAGACAACGGTTCCGGCGACAACTCGAACAACGGTGGCTCGGACAATGGCTCAGGTGATAACTCGAACAATGGTGGTTCTGGCAACAATGGCGGAACAGACCAAGGCAATGGTTCGAACGGATCCGGTGATGGAACATGGAATGGCGGTGCTGGCAACGGTACTGGTGATGGTAGTGGTATTAACGGCGGTACAGGCAATGCCGGAAACGGTGGTACTAGCGTAGTTGATACTGGATACCAACCAGGTAGCGGCCAAGGCAATGGCAGTGTAGACCTTACCCAAGATAACGGTGGCAATACGAACGGTGCTAGTGATACAAATAGCGCAGAACGCCTACCACAAACTGGTGAGGAAGATAATGCTAGTGCTCGTGCAGCTGGTACAGTCGGCCTAGTTGGCGGATTGTTAGGACTCTTTGCTCTTGGTAAGAAGCGTAAACGTCATGACGAAGAATAG
- a CDS encoding cation:dicarboxylase symporter family transporter — translation MKKVRNWRLTLGWQILIGLILGVVLGASFYHNQVAITVMQNLGTMFIHMIQMIVLPIVVSCLTVGIAGMGDVSELGRVGLKTLIYFEVLTTIALIVGMIFANVFHPGTYIDIHSLQSTDISSYVETAKAAKSNSGIWATLMNIIPTNIFSALAEGNMMPVIFFSVLFGLGLTAIGKQGQILIDALTAVQEVMFKVTNWIMHLSPIGVCALIGVTIAQMGIDALKPLGLFVLITYVAMLFFVLVVLGLVAKFHNINFFELLKVIKNELILAFSTASSEAALPKMIDKMQKYGVSQGIVSFVIPTGYTFNLDGSAIYQAVGALFLAQAYGIHLTLGHQITLLVVLMITSKGMAGVPGASFVVLLATVATIGVPMSGLTFIAGVDRIIDMGRTAVNVVGNSLAAIIMGKSEGEFDEEKHRKYVGNL, via the coding sequence ATGAAAAAAGTTCGGAACTGGAGATTAACCCTCGGTTGGCAAATTCTAATTGGTCTAATCTTGGGTGTCGTTTTAGGCGCTAGTTTTTACCATAATCAGGTTGCTATCACGGTCATGCAAAATCTAGGAACCATGTTCATTCACATGATTCAAATGATTGTTTTGCCGATCGTGGTTTCCTGTTTAACCGTCGGAATCGCCGGAATGGGTGACGTTAGTGAACTTGGCCGGGTCGGGTTGAAGACTTTGATCTACTTCGAAGTTTTGACCACGATTGCGTTAATTGTCGGCATGATCTTTGCTAACGTTTTTCATCCGGGAACTTACATTGACATTCATAGCTTGCAAAGCACGGATATTAGTTCTTACGTGGAAACGGCTAAAGCTGCCAAATCCAATAGCGGGATTTGGGCCACGCTTATGAACATTATCCCGACGAACATCTTCTCGGCGTTAGCGGAAGGTAACATGATGCCAGTCATCTTCTTCTCCGTTCTCTTTGGTTTGGGACTAACGGCCATTGGCAAGCAGGGGCAGATTTTGATTGACGCGCTTACCGCTGTGCAAGAGGTCATGTTTAAGGTTACCAACTGGATCATGCACCTTTCCCCAATTGGGGTCTGTGCGTTGATCGGGGTAACGATTGCCCAAATGGGAATTGACGCCTTAAAACCGCTAGGACTGTTTGTTTTAATTACTTACGTGGCAATGCTTTTCTTTGTCCTAGTGGTATTAGGGCTAGTAGCGAAGTTCCACAACATCAACTTCTTTGAACTCCTGAAAGTTATTAAAAACGAGTTGATTTTGGCGTTTTCGACGGCTAGTTCGGAAGCGGCTTTACCGAAAATGATTGATAAAATGCAAAAATACGGGGTGAGCCAAGGAATTGTTTCCTTCGTAATCCCTACTGGTTACACGTTTAACTTGGACGGCTCGGCGATTTACCAGGCGGTCGGGGCACTATTCCTAGCTCAAGCATACGGAATTCATTTGACGCTTGGTCACCAAATTACGTTGTTGGTAGTCTTGATGATCACTTCGAAGGGAATGGCCGGGGTTCCAGGGGCCTCCTTCGTAGTACTGTTGGCGACGGTAGCAACGATTGGCGTACCGATGAGCGGATTGACCTTCATCGCTGGTGTAGACCGGATCATCGATATGGGCCGGACGGCAGTAAACGTGGTCGGAAACTCATTGGCAGCCATTATAATGGGCAAGTCCGAGGGCGAATTCGACGAAGAAAAACACCGGAAGTATGTGGGAAATTTATAG